One window of Saccharopolyspora phatthalungensis genomic DNA carries:
- the miaB gene encoding tRNA (N6-isopentenyl adenosine(37)-C2)-methylthiotransferase MiaB translates to MSTRTYEIRTFGCQMNVHDSERLAGMLEDAGYVRAESDAADVVVFNTCAVRENADNRLYGTLGHMRPAKDRNPDMQIAVGGCLAQKDRDTIVKRAPWVDVVFGTHNLGSLPTLLERARHNHEAEVEILESLDVFPSTLPARRESAYSGWVSVSVGCNNTCTFCIVPALRGKEKDRRPGEILAEVQALVSEGVLEVTLLGQNVNAYGVEFGDRFAFGKLLRSCGQVEGLERVRFTSPHPRDFTDDVIEAMAETPNVCPQLHMPLQSGSDRVLKAMRRSYRSERYLNIVRNVRAAMPDAAITTDIIVGFPGETEEDFEQTLEVVRQARFSSAFTFQYSKRPGTPAAEMPDQLPKEVVQQRYDRLVALQNEISWDENKKLVGRPVELLVAEGEGRKDAETHRLSGRARDGRLVHFTPTGASDGEIRPGDIVHTTITRAAPHHLVADTDISGHRRTTAGDHWEEGVRPKTSGVSLGLPSFGTPPPQPAQQQGCAC, encoded by the coding sequence GTGAGCACGAGGACCTACGAGATCCGAACTTTCGGCTGCCAGATGAACGTGCACGACTCCGAACGGCTCGCGGGCATGCTGGAAGACGCCGGGTACGTGCGGGCGGAATCCGATGCCGCCGACGTGGTCGTGTTCAACACCTGCGCGGTGCGGGAGAACGCCGACAACCGCCTCTACGGCACCCTCGGCCACATGCGCCCTGCCAAGGACCGCAACCCGGACATGCAGATCGCCGTCGGTGGCTGCCTGGCGCAGAAGGACCGCGACACGATCGTCAAGCGGGCTCCGTGGGTGGACGTCGTGTTCGGCACGCACAACCTCGGCTCGCTGCCGACGCTGCTGGAACGCGCGCGGCACAACCACGAGGCCGAGGTCGAGATCCTCGAGTCGCTGGACGTCTTCCCGTCCACGCTGCCCGCGCGCCGCGAGTCGGCCTATTCCGGCTGGGTGTCGGTTTCGGTCGGCTGCAACAACACCTGCACCTTCTGCATCGTGCCCGCGCTGCGCGGCAAGGAGAAGGACCGCCGGCCCGGCGAGATCCTCGCCGAGGTGCAGGCGCTGGTGTCCGAAGGCGTGCTCGAAGTGACGTTGCTGGGGCAGAACGTGAACGCCTACGGCGTGGAGTTCGGGGACCGCTTCGCCTTCGGGAAGCTGCTGCGCTCCTGCGGGCAGGTCGAGGGCCTGGAGCGGGTCCGCTTCACCTCGCCCCACCCGCGCGATTTCACCGACGACGTGATCGAGGCGATGGCCGAGACGCCGAACGTGTGCCCGCAGCTGCACATGCCGCTGCAGTCGGGTTCCGACCGGGTCCTCAAGGCGATGCGCCGCTCGTACCGATCGGAGCGGTACCTGAACATCGTGCGCAACGTGCGCGCGGCGATGCCGGACGCGGCGATCACCACCGACATCATCGTCGGCTTCCCGGGGGAGACCGAGGAGGACTTCGAGCAGACGCTGGAGGTCGTGCGGCAGGCCCGGTTCTCCAGCGCGTTCACGTTCCAGTACTCCAAACGGCCGGGCACGCCCGCCGCCGAGATGCCCGACCAGCTGCCGAAGGAGGTCGTCCAGCAGCGCTACGACCGGCTGGTCGCGTTGCAGAACGAGATCTCCTGGGACGAGAACAAGAAGCTGGTCGGCCGACCGGTGGAACTGCTGGTCGCCGAGGGTGAGGGGCGCAAGGACGCGGAGACCCACCGGCTCTCCGGCCGGGCCCGCGACGGGCGCCTGGTGCACTTCACGCCGACGGGCGCAAGCGATGGCGAAATCCGGCCCGGCGACATCGTGCACACCACGATCACCCGCGCCGCGCCGCACCATCTGGTCGCAGACACCGACATCAGTGGTCACCGGCGCACCACCGCTGGCGACCACTGGGAGGAGGGCGTGCGCCCCAAGACCTCCGGGGTCAGTCTCGGGCTGCCCTCGTTCGGCACCCCGCCGCCGCAGCCCGCGCAGCAGCAAGGATGTGCGTGTTGA
- a CDS encoding Rv2732c family membrane protein, with translation MSNADESGESRRQLAETEREILRRIDPGLRALVIASVMLVLIVCSLLPWVGRAVGWEVLMGQADPALNIGLLPRLFAINSTIVGLGFGALALITRRWVIAFLAGVAGVVVTFEGMIAIWSRQTSGAAGPSIGLVLAVVCMAVLAVQWMRIVWSRS, from the coding sequence TTGAGTAACGCGGACGAATCGGGCGAGTCGCGCCGCCAGCTGGCCGAGACCGAGCGCGAGATACTGCGACGCATCGACCCCGGCTTGCGCGCGCTGGTGATCGCCTCGGTGATGCTGGTGCTCATCGTGTGCTCGTTGCTGCCGTGGGTCGGCCGTGCCGTGGGCTGGGAGGTGCTGATGGGACAGGCCGATCCGGCGCTGAACATCGGCCTGCTGCCGAGGCTGTTCGCGATCAACTCGACGATCGTCGGCCTCGGCTTCGGCGCCTTGGCGTTGATCACCCGGCGCTGGGTGATCGCCTTCCTGGCCGGGGTGGCCGGTGTGGTGGTCACGTTCGAGGGCATGATCGCGATCTGGTCGCGCCAGACCAGCGGCGCGGCGGGCCCGTCGATCGGACTAGTGCTCGCGGTGGTCTGCATGGCGGTGCTGGCCGTGCAGTGGATGCGGATCGTCTGGTCCCGCTCCTGA
- a CDS encoding tyrosine-protein phosphatase encodes MSRDLLWDGGYNVRDLGELPAAAGRRIRRGAVVRSASPAFLTEAGWAQLWEHGVRTVIDLTHDDDRARPDEAMRPAALTTLRLPLDPIEDTEFWGCWGTRLNGTPLYYKPFLYRFPDRTAQVVTAIAHAEPGGVLVHCSAGRDRTGLIALVLLALAGVAADDIIADHELSHERLRPMFTRLGWPDQEPFINAALAEHGTTRRETLSAALDSFDAADHLRSGGCTDDDLAALRERLLVPAV; translated from the coding sequence ATGTCACGAGATCTCTTGTGGGACGGCGGCTACAACGTTCGCGACCTCGGCGAGTTACCCGCTGCGGCCGGTCGTCGGATCCGCCGGGGTGCGGTCGTGCGGTCCGCAAGCCCGGCGTTTTTGACCGAAGCAGGCTGGGCACAGCTGTGGGAGCACGGTGTGCGCACGGTTATCGACCTGACCCACGATGATGACCGAGCGCGGCCGGACGAGGCGATGCGTCCAGCCGCGCTGACGACCTTGCGGCTACCGCTGGATCCCATCGAGGACACCGAGTTCTGGGGTTGCTGGGGCACGCGATTGAACGGCACGCCGCTGTACTACAAGCCGTTCCTGTACCGCTTCCCGGATCGCACTGCCCAGGTCGTCACCGCGATCGCGCACGCCGAACCCGGCGGGGTGCTCGTGCACTGCAGCGCCGGTCGCGACCGCACCGGGCTCATCGCGCTGGTGCTGCTCGCGCTCGCCGGGGTGGCCGCCGACGACATCATCGCCGACCACGAACTCAGCCACGAAAGGCTGCGGCCGATGTTCACCAGGCTCGGCTGGCCGGATCAAGAGCCGTTCATCAACGCGGCGCTCGCCGAACACGGCACGACCAGACGCGAAACGCTGTCCGCGGCGCTCGACTCCTTCGACGCCGCGGACCACCTGCGCTCCGGCGGCTGTACCGACGACGACCTCGCCGCCCTTCGGGAGAGGCTGCTCGTCCCGGCTGTTTGA
- a CDS encoding DUF349 domain-containing protein — MTHQDTTPEEVANKATADSTASATGSPTAAPAVPTASTDPAKWGRVDTDGTVYVSTADGERAIGSWQAGDPAEGLALYARKFDDLLTEVELLETRLGTHAGEPKHTLTSAKHLHESLAEAAVIGDLAALDARIEHLVARAEQAVEGAKHEKERARANAVARKEALVVEAEEIANESTHWKTAGDRLREILEEWKKVRGVDRKTDEQLWRRFSKARDAFSRRRGSHFAELDRQRAASKAHKQELVEEAESLTESTDWGETANRYKQLMAEWKAAGRAPKDSDEALWQRFRAAQDRFFSRRSEAFSERDAEFAANAKLKEELLVEAEQIDPSADLKAAQAQLQRIQERWDEVGKVPRERMRELEGRLRAAADRVRSAVDAQWRRTDPEAQARVDQFRDRVEQFEAQAEKARAAGDERRAKQAESQASQWREWLAAAEQAIASR, encoded by the coding sequence ATGACGCACCAGGACACGACCCCCGAGGAAGTCGCCAACAAGGCGACCGCGGACTCTACCGCCAGCGCCACCGGGTCACCCACGGCTGCGCCCGCGGTACCGACCGCTTCCACCGATCCCGCCAAATGGGGTCGGGTGGACACCGACGGCACGGTGTATGTCAGCACCGCCGACGGTGAGCGGGCGATCGGTTCCTGGCAGGCCGGTGACCCCGCCGAGGGCCTGGCCCTCTACGCACGCAAGTTCGACGACCTGCTCACCGAGGTCGAGCTGCTGGAGACCCGGCTGGGCACCCACGCCGGGGAGCCGAAGCACACCCTGACCAGCGCGAAGCACCTGCACGAGTCGCTGGCCGAAGCCGCCGTGATCGGCGACCTGGCGGCGTTGGACGCCCGGATCGAGCATCTGGTGGCCAGGGCCGAGCAGGCCGTCGAGGGTGCCAAACACGAGAAAGAACGCGCCCGAGCAAACGCGGTCGCACGCAAGGAAGCGCTGGTCGTCGAGGCCGAGGAGATCGCCAACGAGTCCACGCACTGGAAGACGGCGGGCGACCGGCTGCGCGAGATCCTCGAGGAATGGAAGAAGGTCCGCGGTGTCGACCGCAAAACCGACGAGCAGTTGTGGCGCCGGTTCTCCAAGGCGCGGGACGCCTTCAGCCGCCGTCGGGGCTCGCACTTCGCCGAACTCGACCGGCAGCGCGCGGCGTCCAAGGCGCACAAGCAGGAGCTGGTCGAGGAAGCCGAGTCGCTGACCGAGTCCACCGACTGGGGCGAAACCGCTAACCGATACAAGCAGCTGATGGCTGAGTGGAAGGCTGCCGGTCGCGCGCCGAAGGACAGCGACGAGGCGCTGTGGCAGCGCTTCCGCGCCGCGCAGGACCGGTTCTTCAGCCGCCGTTCGGAGGCGTTCTCCGAGCGCGACGCCGAGTTCGCTGCGAATGCCAAGCTGAAGGAGGAGCTCCTCGTCGAAGCCGAGCAGATCGATCCGTCCGCCGACCTCAAGGCCGCGCAGGCCCAGCTGCAGCGGATCCAGGAACGGTGGGACGAGGTCGGCAAGGTGCCTCGGGAGCGGATGCGGGAGCTGGAAGGCCGGCTTCGCGCGGCCGCCGACCGGGTGCGGTCGGCCGTCGACGCCCAGTGGCGGCGCACCGACCCGGAGGCGCAGGCCAGGGTGGACCAGTTCCGCGACCGGGTGGAGCAGTTTGAGGCGCAGGCCGAGAAGGCCCGCGCAGCGGGCGACGAACGCCGCGCTAAGCAGGCGGAGTCGCAAGCCTCGCAGTGGCGGGAGTGGCTAGCTGCCGCGGAGCAGGCGATCGCTAGCCGCTGA
- the miaA gene encoding tRNA (adenosine(37)-N6)-dimethylallyltransferase MiaA: MQSLSHLVAIVGPTATGKSDLAVELAVELNGEVVNADAMQLYRGMDIGTAKLTPAERRGVPHHLLDVLDVTETASVAVYQQQARSAVEDVLARGRTPVLVGGSGLYVQAVVDDLTFPGTDAQVRDKYEQELVRVGPAELHRRLRELDPVAAEAILATNGRRIVRALEVIEITGRPFSANLPKPGPPRYGAVLVGLDRPVEDLDERVDRRVTQMFGAGLVDEVRQLANVGLRRGRTASRALGYQQVLAELDGAGDMATAAAETAKLTRRFVRRQRSWFRRDARIRWFDAANPALASDVRTLLTT; the protein is encoded by the coding sequence GTGCAGTCCCTTTCGCATCTGGTGGCGATCGTCGGTCCCACCGCCACCGGCAAGTCGGACCTCGCCGTCGAACTCGCAGTCGAGCTCAACGGCGAAGTGGTCAACGCCGACGCCATGCAGCTGTACCGCGGGATGGACATCGGCACCGCCAAGCTCACCCCGGCCGAGCGCCGTGGCGTTCCGCACCACCTGCTCGACGTCCTCGACGTCACCGAAACCGCTTCCGTCGCGGTCTACCAGCAGCAAGCGCGCAGTGCCGTCGAAGATGTCCTGGCCCGGGGCCGGACGCCGGTGCTGGTCGGCGGCTCCGGCCTCTACGTGCAGGCGGTCGTCGACGATCTGACCTTCCCCGGCACCGATGCCCAGGTGCGGGACAAGTACGAACAGGAGCTGGTGCGGGTCGGTCCGGCCGAGCTGCACAGGCGGCTGCGTGAGCTCGACCCGGTGGCGGCGGAAGCGATCCTGGCCACCAACGGCCGCCGCATCGTCCGGGCGCTGGAGGTTATCGAGATCACCGGTCGGCCGTTCTCGGCAAACCTGCCAAAGCCAGGGCCGCCTCGCTACGGTGCGGTGCTGGTCGGCCTGGACCGCCCGGTCGAGGACCTCGACGAGCGCGTCGACCGGCGGGTGACCCAGATGTTCGGCGCCGGGCTGGTCGACGAGGTCCGGCAGTTGGCTAATGTCGGGCTGCGGCGTGGCCGCACCGCCAGCCGCGCGCTGGGCTACCAGCAGGTTCTCGCCGAACTCGACGGCGCGGGCGACATGGCCACCGCTGCGGCCGAAACCGCGAAGCTCACCCGCCGCTTCGTGCGGCGGCAACGCTCCTGGTTCCGCCGTGACGCACGGATCCGCTGGTTCGACGCCGCCAACCCAGCATTGGCCTCCGACGTTCGGACGCTGCTGACTACGTAG
- the dapF gene encoding diaminopimelate epimerase, with product MDSSQGPEFVKGHGTQNDFVILPDPDGALILTDERVQALCDRRRGLGADGVLRVIRAGALKDAPADVPADVWFMDYRNADGSIAEMCGNGVRVFARYLVEAGLAAPGELPVGTRAGVRPVRTHDDGQVTVDMGPAKVFAESTTSVSGHSFAGVAVDVGNPHLACVSDVEIEGLDLTAAPPHDHHLFPNGVNVEFVQPLGGDHVRMRVHERGVGETRSCGTGTVAATVAALCAAGADTGRRVVHIPGGTVEVAVAATSSTLTGPAVLVARGHLDPAWWQQP from the coding sequence GTGGATTCATCCCAGGGGCCCGAGTTCGTCAAGGGCCACGGCACCCAGAACGACTTCGTCATCCTGCCCGACCCGGACGGCGCGCTGATCCTCACCGACGAGCGCGTCCAAGCCCTGTGTGACCGGCGTCGCGGGCTGGGAGCAGACGGTGTGCTGCGGGTGATCCGCGCCGGAGCGCTCAAGGACGCCCCGGCCGACGTGCCGGCGGATGTGTGGTTCATGGATTACCGCAACGCCGACGGCTCGATCGCCGAGATGTGCGGCAACGGAGTGCGGGTATTCGCCCGCTACCTCGTCGAGGCTGGGCTTGCCGCGCCAGGCGAGCTCCCGGTCGGCACGCGCGCGGGCGTTCGTCCGGTTCGCACGCACGACGACGGCCAGGTCACCGTGGACATGGGCCCGGCCAAGGTCTTCGCCGAGTCCACCACCAGCGTCTCCGGCCATTCCTTCGCCGGCGTCGCCGTTGACGTCGGAAATCCGCACCTCGCGTGCGTGAGCGACGTCGAAATCGAGGGCCTGGATCTGACGGCCGCGCCACCGCACGACCATCACCTGTTCCCAAACGGCGTCAACGTCGAATTCGTGCAGCCGCTCGGAGGCGACCACGTGCGGATGCGCGTGCACGAGCGCGGCGTCGGTGAAACGCGCTCCTGCGGCACTGGCACGGTGGCCGCCACGGTGGCGGCATTGTGTGCGGCCGGAGCGGACACCGGACGCCGGGTGGTCCACATCCCGGGTGGCACCGTCGAAGTGGCGGTCGCCGCGACGAGTTCCACCCTGACCGGACCGGCCGTGCTGGTGGCCCGAGGTCACCTCGACCCCGCTTGGTGGCAGCAGCCGTAG
- the hflX gene encoding GTPase HflX, translating into MELADRASLRRIAGLSTELADITEVEYRQLRLERVVLVGVWTDGDAAHADASLAELARLAETAGSQVLEAIIQRRDRPDPGTYVGSGKVRELRDIVAATGADTVICDGELSPGQLRQLEDKLKVKVVDRTALILDIFAQHARSKEGKAQVELAQLQYFLPRLRGWGEAMSRQAGGRAGVNGGVGTRGPGETKLETDRRRIHKRISKLRKDLAAMRTVRGTKRGRREANAVAGVAIAGYTNAGKSSLLNALTGAGVLVEDALFATLDPTTRRAGTPDGRPYTLTDTVGFVRHLPHQLVEAFRSTLEEVSGADLLVHVVDGSEPAPHEQVTAVRQVLTEIAEDHKTGVPPELLVVNKIDSVDVTRMAELRRLLPDAVFVSAHSGKGIEALREAIADRLPRPDVFIDALVPYTRGELVARVHSEGEVVDEEHTPDGTRMRAKVRPDLASALQPFAGTG; encoded by the coding sequence ATGGAGCTCGCAGACCGTGCGTCGCTGCGGCGGATCGCCGGGCTGTCCACCGAGCTCGCGGACATCACCGAGGTCGAATACCGCCAACTCCGCCTGGAGCGCGTGGTGTTGGTCGGGGTCTGGACCGACGGCGACGCCGCGCACGCCGATGCGTCACTGGCCGAGCTCGCCCGGCTCGCCGAGACCGCCGGCTCGCAGGTGCTGGAGGCCATCATCCAGCGCCGCGACCGCCCCGACCCAGGCACTTACGTCGGCTCGGGCAAGGTCCGCGAGTTGCGCGACATCGTCGCCGCCACCGGGGCGGACACCGTCATCTGCGACGGTGAGCTCTCGCCCGGCCAGCTTCGGCAGCTGGAGGACAAGCTCAAGGTCAAGGTGGTCGACCGGACCGCCCTGATCCTGGACATCTTCGCCCAGCACGCCCGCTCCAAGGAGGGCAAGGCGCAAGTCGAACTCGCTCAGCTCCAGTACTTCCTGCCGCGCCTGCGCGGTTGGGGTGAAGCGATGTCCCGGCAGGCCGGTGGCCGTGCCGGGGTGAACGGCGGCGTCGGTACCCGTGGTCCCGGCGAGACCAAGCTGGAAACCGACCGGCGGCGCATCCATAAGCGCATCAGCAAGCTACGCAAGGACCTTGCCGCAATGCGCACGGTGCGCGGCACCAAGCGCGGTCGGCGCGAGGCCAACGCGGTCGCCGGGGTGGCGATCGCCGGCTACACCAACGCCGGCAAGTCCAGCCTGCTCAACGCGTTGACCGGGGCCGGCGTGCTGGTGGAGGACGCGCTGTTCGCCACCCTGGACCCGACCACGCGCCGGGCAGGCACCCCCGATGGTCGGCCCTACACGTTGACCGACACGGTCGGCTTCGTCCGGCACCTGCCGCACCAGTTGGTCGAGGCGTTCCGCTCAACGCTGGAAGAAGTCAGCGGCGCGGACCTGCTGGTGCACGTCGTCGACGGCTCCGAGCCGGCCCCGCACGAGCAGGTCACCGCGGTGCGCCAGGTGCTCACCGAGATCGCTGAAGATCACAAGACCGGGGTGCCGCCGGAACTGCTGGTCGTTAACAAGATCGACTCGGTGGACGTCACCCGGATGGCCGAGCTGCGCCGGTTGCTGCCGGACGCGGTGTTCGTCTCCGCGCACAGCGGCAAGGGAATCGAGGCGCTCCGCGAGGCCATCGCCGATCGGCTGCCGCGACCTGATGTCTTCATCGACGCGCTGGTGCCCTATACGCGCGGTGAACTCGTGGCGCGCGTGCATTCGGAAGGTGAAGTGGTCGACGAGGAGCACACCCCCGACGGCACCCGGATGCGCGCCAAGGTCCGACCCGATTTGGCCAGCGCGCTCCAGCCGTTCGCGGGAACCGGGTGA